Within the Devosia lucknowensis genome, the region CAGGCCGCTCATCGTATACGACGACGCCGACGCCTTTCCGCCCCACCAGATTCCCGATTGACAATCATGCCTGGGCCACTCAAAAATTTGATCGACTGGTCAAATTTCTGATCCATCAAGGGAGCGGCGGGACACCATGGAATTCGGCATCACCTTCAAGGGTTTTATTGAACACGAGCGCGCCCGCTATCTGGTGCGCGCTGCCGAATATGCCGGCTTTTCCTACTGCTGGTTCTACGACAGCCATATCCTTTGGCGCGACTGCTATGCCGCCATCGCCATGTGCATGGAACACACCAGCGACATGCGCTTCGGCCCGCTCGTGACCAACCCTGATGTCCGCGACTGGTCGGTGGCCGCCTCGATCTTCGGCTCGCTGTCCAAGCAGTCGGGAGGCCGCTTCGACCTGGCCGTGGGACGCGGCGACAGCTCCATGCGCGTGATGGGCAAGAAGCCGGCCACCCTCGCGCGCGTTGCCGACTTCATCCACAAGACCAAGGCTATGGTGCGTGGCGAGGAAGTCACCTATGGCGAAATCCCAGCGCCGGTGAAATTTCCCTGGGCTGTCGGCCACGACATGCCGAGCTGGATCGCCGCCTATGGCCCGCTGGCACTCAAGACGGCCGGCGAACATGCCGATGGCGTCGTGCTGCAAATTGCCGACCCCGGCCTGTGCAAATGGTTCACCGACCAGTGCATCGATGCCGGCAAGGCTGCGGGCAAGGACATGACCGGCTTCCGCTCCATGGCGGCGGCGCCCGCCTATTTCGGCGACAAGAAGCGCGCCATCGAGAAGGTGAAGTGGTTCCCGGCAATGGTCGGCAACCACGTGGCCGATATCGTCGAGAAGTACGGCTCTGATAGCGACAAGGTGCCGGCTGCGCTCACCTCGTATATCGAAAAGCGCCGCGGCTACGACTATTCCAAGCACGGACAGGCCGATAACCCCTTCCTCGACTTCATCTCCGACGACGTCGTCGAAAGCTTCTGCGTTCTCGGCGAGCCGGAAGACCACATCTCCAAGATCCGCGATCTGGAAACGGCCGGTGTCACCCAGTTCAACATCTATCTCGACAGTGGCGACGAAGAGGAAATCATCGCCAACTACGGGCGGCACGTCATTCCAAGCTTCCGCTGACGGCGGTTTTGCGAGACCAGGCTGATGCAGTTATCCGCATGTATCGAATGGCTATTCGCCGATGAGGCGAAAAGCGTCGACGCGCGTATCCGGCTCGCCCGGCAGGCGGGCCTCGATGCGGTCGAGTTCTGGCGCTGGAGCGACAAGGACCTGGACGCGATCGAAGCCGCGCTCAGGGAGACCGGCGTCTCGCTCTCGGGTTTCGTCGCCGAGCCCATGATCCCGCTGACCGATCCGGCAAATAAGGACGCCTTCCTGGAGGGTCTCAAGCGATCCGTGGATGTCGCGCAACGCTTGGGTGCACGGATATTGATT harbors:
- a CDS encoding TIGR03842 family LLM class F420-dependent oxidoreductase; translation: MEFGITFKGFIEHERARYLVRAAEYAGFSYCWFYDSHILWRDCYAAIAMCMEHTSDMRFGPLVTNPDVRDWSVAASIFGSLSKQSGGRFDLAVGRGDSSMRVMGKKPATLARVADFIHKTKAMVRGEEVTYGEIPAPVKFPWAVGHDMPSWIAAYGPLALKTAGEHADGVVLQIADPGLCKWFTDQCIDAGKAAGKDMTGFRSMAAAPAYFGDKKRAIEKVKWFPAMVGNHVADIVEKYGSDSDKVPAALTSYIEKRRGYDYSKHGQADNPFLDFISDDVVESFCVLGEPEDHISKIRDLETAGVTQFNIYLDSGDEEEIIANYGRHVIPSFR